Proteins found in one Mucilaginibacter gracilis genomic segment:
- a CDS encoding S1/P1 nuclease — MKKYIFTCFAVIVAACLISWGVIGHRAVAKIAENHLTPKTKEAIKDLLGRETLPDVSTWADEIRSDPNYKYTGAWHYVNVSAGLTFEQFANAVKTMPEDNVYKMVIRCELDLKNPAKTKRDKVMALKFLVHFIGDLHQPMHVSHVDDKGGNNISIWFNGADGNLHGLWDSDLIDRDGLSYEKMAATYDTATPEQIQKWQSDSLMIWIWESYQIAEILYSEAADNPKFDHDYYQNHLSTLHSRIEKGGIRLAGVLNNIFDK; from the coding sequence ATGAAGAAGTACATTTTTACCTGCTTTGCTGTAATAGTTGCGGCGTGTTTAATTTCGTGGGGGGTAATAGGGCACAGGGCGGTTGCCAAAATTGCCGAAAACCATTTAACACCCAAAACAAAAGAAGCTATAAAAGATTTACTGGGCCGCGAAACGCTACCCGATGTAAGTACCTGGGCAGATGAAATACGCAGCGACCCTAATTATAAATATACAGGTGCCTGGCACTACGTTAACGTGAGCGCCGGGCTTACCTTTGAGCAATTTGCAAATGCCGTAAAAACCATGCCCGAAGACAATGTTTACAAAATGGTAATACGTTGCGAACTTGACCTGAAAAACCCTGCGAAAACCAAACGGGATAAGGTTATGGCACTGAAATTTTTGGTGCATTTTATTGGCGACCTGCACCAGCCCATGCATGTTAGCCATGTTGACGATAAAGGAGGTAACAATATATCGATATGGTTTAACGGTGCCGATGGTAATTTGCACGGCTTATGGGATAGTGATTTGATTGACCGCGATGGTTTAAGCTACGAAAAAATGGCTGCAACCTACGATACTGCCACACCCGAACAAATACAGAAATGGCAAAGCGATAGCCTGATGATATGGATTTGGGAAAGCTACCAGATAGCCGAAATTTTATACAGCGAAGCAGCCGATAACCCCAAATTTGACCACGACTATTATCAAAACCATTTATCAACCCTGCACAGCCGCATTGAAAAGGGCGGGATTAGATTGGCAGGTGTTTTAAATAATATATTTGATAAGTAA
- a CDS encoding DUF6526 family protein — protein MKSQNYDNHSRFVTGFHFILSTLLFAGLIVSIINLCRHWQQNGKAVTLMLVLVFVCLLFIFWFMRQFALKAQDRAIRAEESLRYFILTGKAIDSRITIGQIIALRFAPDEEIVLLTEKAAAEGLLPNDIKKEIKNWRADNHRA, from the coding sequence ATGAAATCGCAAAATTATGACAACCATTCCCGATTTGTAACCGGGTTCCATTTTATTTTAAGCACACTGCTTTTTGCAGGCTTAATAGTATCCATAATTAACCTGTGCAGGCACTGGCAGCAAAATGGGAAAGCCGTTACGTTAATGCTTGTGTTGGTTTTTGTTTGTTTGCTTTTTATATTTTGGTTTATGAGGCAATTTGCACTTAAAGCGCAAGACAGGGCCATACGCGCCGAAGAAAGTTTGCGCTATTTTATATTAACCGGGAAGGCTATTGATAGCCGGATAACCATAGGCCAAATAATTGCGCTGCGCTTTGCGCCCGACGAAGAAATTGTTTTGTTAACCGAGAAAGCTGCTGCCGAAGGCCTATTGCCAAATGACATTAAAAAAGAAATTAAAAACTGGCGTGCCGATAACCACAGGGCATAA
- a CDS encoding RecQ family ATP-dependent DNA helicase produces the protein MTIQAILQHYWQHNIFRPLQEEIIQSVLLGNDTLALLPTGGGKSVCFQVPALAKEGICIVISPLIALMKDQVENLQAKGIEAISIVSGMSKREVDVALDNCIYGNIKFLYLSPERLLSELVQERIRYMKVNLFAVDEAHCISQWGYDFRPPYLHIADLRQIHPEVPILALTATATADVREDIQQKLLFKQPNVFTKSFERKNISYVVQQHENKMQRLLDVVKGVKGSGIVYAGSRKETFEIAQVLNQHGYNADYYHAGLEAEQRSKKQESWKSSKTRIMVATNAFGMGIDKPDVRFVIHKDVPQSLEAYYQEAGRAGRDEQKAYAVLLYNQSDRFKLERKFELAFPTVEEIKQVYHNLGNYFQLAYGSGAGISLEFDIGNFCSKYKYDVIKTLNCLKFLERNEYVSFTESVFLPSRFRFQVMNEELYNFQIQNAAWDSFIKTLLRSYAGAFDNYVHIREFDLAQRMNTSVQQVIEGLNFLQQMELLNYLPQTDKPQLTFISPRQDVKQVMIDKRYIEQRKQIFRQKMDAVFHYAEARHCRSRMLLTYFDETNTHKCGVCDVCLDEKRDANASDTTDLITNEIVRWLSVDPHTLDTLVNNIAAGTEKERITVIRTLLDAGKIKTDGERFYL, from the coding sequence ATGACTATACAAGCAATCCTACAACATTACTGGCAGCATAATATCTTCCGGCCCTTACAGGAAGAGATTATTCAATCCGTTTTGCTTGGTAACGATACCCTGGCACTGTTACCCACAGGCGGAGGTAAATCGGTATGTTTTCAGGTTCCGGCTCTGGCCAAAGAAGGTATATGCATTGTAATATCTCCGTTGATTGCACTCATGAAAGATCAGGTAGAAAACCTGCAGGCTAAAGGTATCGAAGCCATATCCATTGTATCGGGCATGAGCAAACGCGAGGTTGATGTTGCTCTGGACAACTGCATTTACGGCAATATAAAGTTTTTATACCTCTCTCCCGAAAGGCTTTTATCCGAACTGGTGCAGGAACGCATCAGATACATGAAGGTGAACCTTTTTGCTGTTGACGAGGCGCACTGTATTTCGCAATGGGGTTATGATTTTAGGCCCCCATACCTGCACATTGCCGACTTGCGTCAAATCCACCCCGAAGTACCCATACTGGCCCTAACCGCCACTGCCACTGCCGATGTGCGCGAAGATATTCAGCAAAAGCTTTTATTTAAACAACCCAATGTTTTTACAAAAAGCTTTGAGCGTAAAAATATAAGCTACGTAGTGCAGCAGCACGAAAACAAAATGCAGCGCCTGCTTGATGTGGTAAAGGGTGTAAAGGGCAGTGGCATTGTTTATGCCGGCAGCCGCAAAGAAACATTTGAAATAGCACAGGTTTTAAACCAGCATGGTTATAATGCCGATTATTACCACGCAGGCCTTGAGGCCGAGCAACGCTCAAAAAAACAGGAGAGCTGGAAAAGCAGCAAAACCCGTATTATGGTTGCAACCAATGCTTTTGGGATGGGTATTGATAAGCCCGATGTACGGTTTGTAATTCATAAAGATGTGCCCCAAAGTTTGGAAGCATACTACCAGGAAGCAGGCCGCGCAGGCCGCGACGAGCAAAAGGCTTATGCAGTTTTACTGTACAATCAATCCGACCGTTTTAAGCTTGAACGAAAATTTGAGTTGGCTTTTCCAACGGTGGAGGAGATAAAACAGGTATACCACAACCTGGGTAATTATTTTCAGTTAGCTTATGGCTCGGGCGCGGGAATCAGCCTTGAGTTTGATATTGGTAATTTTTGTTCGAAATATAAGTACGATGTAATTAAAACATTAAACTGTCTAAAATTTTTAGAACGTAACGAATACGTTTCGTTTACCGAAAGCGTGTTTTTGCCATCGCGCTTCCGGTTCCAGGTAATGAACGAGGAGTTATACAATTTTCAAATTCAAAATGCAGCCTGGGATTCGTTTATCAAAACACTGCTGCGTTCGTATGCCGGGGCGTTTGATAATTACGTCCACATCCGCGAGTTTGATTTGGCCCAGCGTATGAATACCAGCGTGCAGCAGGTAATTGAGGGCCTTAACTTTTTGCAGCAAATGGAATTGTTAAATTACCTGCCCCAAACCGATAAGCCGCAGCTAACCTTTATATCGCCCCGGCAAGATGTAAAACAGGTGATGATTGATAAGCGCTATATTGAGCAGCGCAAACAAATATTCAGGCAAAAAATGGATGCTGTATTTCATTATGCGGAGGCCCGCCATTGCCGAAGCCGCATGTTATTAACTTACTTTGACGAAACAAATACCCACAAATGTGGCGTATGCGACGTTTGCCTGGATGAAAAAAGGGATGCCAACGCCAGCGACACTACCGACCTGATAACTAACGAAATTGTGCGCTGGTTAAGTGTTGACCCTCATACCCTGGATACCCTGGTTAACAACATAGCGGCCGGAACCGAAAAAGAAAGGATAACAGTAATACGAACCTTACTTGATGCAGGGAAAATTAAAACAGATGGCGAACGTTTTTATTTATAA